Proteins from a genomic interval of Zingiber officinale cultivar Zhangliang chromosome 1B, Zo_v1.1, whole genome shotgun sequence:
- the LOC121974784 gene encoding DIS3-like exonuclease 2 isoform X2, with amino-acid sequence MKALDEQVAAAAAKEVDKEKKQRRRRQNRRPTKPSLDMLPGCSLVDAACGSEKWSGIIGSAPNNASEIAFNSLPTMHFNGTGGVLGLDIASGAADRGEISKSCPFPGFYFPVEEVPSGGPALSGNSKKYFDPHWSDMSVEEAIKKGRAFKATFRVNAHNRLEAYCTIDGLPVDVLINGVPAQNRAIEGDIVAIVLDPVANWVKLKGVSVRSSLIPSDGVDNITEAREVIDYNDVHKEIVDLYCKSSIPSTNTLPSDNGYYNHENSGLFEAVISDFENGSVMCDKLSNSVKNWELERREAAIALERICAMISSNQSKRPTGRVLSIIRNSPRRDAVIGFLALKPWVPEGEENRRQSNDQLFKKSKESVLLAGLDYIQLIPLDSKFPKMVVNVESLPDCAKDRLKNGDLSIERELIAARVDDWNEESLCPKAQVIRMLGQGGETEAQMSAILFKHRINYFDFSAESLACLPDLPWKVPEEELKIRKDLRNMCTFTIDPSSAMELDDAFSVEQLSDKTFRIGVHIADVSYFVLPDTALDTEAQVRSTSVYIPQCKLSMLPSKLSQEVCSLLPGLDRLAFSIIWEIDDSGSIMQHWIGRSVIRSCCKLSYDNVDDLMHIGFGIDRLIHFEKLFPELHGHFEWKDVVDSLRILQVISMKLRESRFRGGALELENPKLAILFDENGSPSDSFLDKRKESGSLVEEFMLLANKSVAEVISRVLPDSALLRRHPEPNLRKLKEFKVFCAKHGFDLDASTSGKLYLSLSKIKEKLRNDPVLFDIVLSYASKAMQTASYVCSRDFRGKEDEWAHYGLSFPHFTHFTSPLRRYPDIVVHRTLSAILEAENIYAKLIQTSVTASNEQIPEQKIAYGFFTGLHFDKDAAESEQGGKALSLAVLKHKVPGSEMLAEIASYCNERQLASKHAEGAGVELYLWTLLKKREVLFSSARVLALGPRFMTIYINNYAIEKRIYYDEVEGLVVEWLEATNTLVLNLSKTKPFQRRGIPGKSRAMEDVALVLNTSELVLVEEDNEHPTFGSATSSTSSTENKIFPSCFPLVLQTFSTIPVALYAVGGYDGPIDVTPRLYMCSYLK; translated from the exons ATGAAAGCGTTGGACGAGCAGGTGGCGGCTGCTGCTGCGAAGGAAGTAGATAAGGAGAAGAAGCAACGGCGGCGGCGGCAGAATCGGCGCCCCACCAAGCCGAGCCTGGATATGCTACCTG GATGCAGCTTGGTGGACGCAGCTTGTGGGTCGGAGAAGTGGAGTGGCATAATCGGTTCTGCACCTAACAACGCATCTGAAATCGCCTTCAATTCACTGCCGACGATGCATTTTAATGGCACCGGCGGTGTTTTAGGCTTGGATATTGCATCCGGGGCTGCCGACAGAGGGGAGATTTCAAAATCCTGTCCTTTTCCAGGTTTCTATTTTCCGGTGGAGGAAGTTCCTTCTGGAGGGCCAGCTTTATCGGGCAATTCAAAGAAATATTTTGATCCGCATTGGTCGGATATGTCTGTTGAAGAAGCGATCAAG AAGGGTCGAGCGTTTAAAGCAACATTTCGTGTCAATGCACACAATCGGCTTGAG GCCTACTGTACCATAGATGGCCTACCTGTGGATGTTCTTATCAACGGAGTTCCAGCCCAAAATAGAGCG ATAGAAGGTGATATTGTTGCTATTGTGTTGGATCCTGTTGCAAATTGGGTAAAGTTGAAAGGAGTAAGTGTTCGTAGTAGTCTTATTCCATCAGATGGTGTTGACAATATAACTGAGGCCAGAGAAGTGATTGACTATAATGATGTACATAAAGAAATAGTTGATCTCTACTGCAAATCTTCTATTCCCAGTACTAATACTCTCCCTTCGGACAATGGGTACTATAATCATGAAAACAGTGGTTTATTTGAAGCTGTTATTAGTGATTTTGAAAATGGATCCGTCATGTGTGATAAACTGTCAAATTCAGTTAAAAATTGGGAATTGGAACGCAGAGAAGCTGCTATAGCTTTAGAGAGAATATGTGCAATGATTAGTTCTAATCAGTCAAAGCGTCCTACTGGTAGGGTATTGTCCATCATCCGGAACTCTCCTCGACGTGATGCAGTGATTGGTTTTCTTGCTTTGAAGCCATGGGTTCCTGAAGGGGAAGAAAACAGAAGGCAGAGTAATGACCAATTGTTTAAGAAAAGTAAGGAATCTGTACTCTTAGCTGGTTTGGACTATATACAATTGATACCTTTGGATTCCAAGTTCCCAAAGATGGTGGTTAATGTGGAAAGCCTTCCAGATTGTGCAAAGGACAGGCTTAAAAATGGCGATCTATCAATTGAAAGGGAACTAATTGCTGCTCGAGTAGATGACTGGAATGAAGAAAGTCTTTGCCCCAAAGCCCAAGTTATTCGTATGTTGGGGCAAGGTGGGGAAACTGAGGCACAAATGAGTGCTATATTGTTCAAACATAGAATAAACTATTTTGACTTTTCTGCTGAATCTTTGGCTTGTCTTCCAGATCTACCTTGGAAGGTCCCTGAGGAGGAACTTAAAATAAGAAAGGACCTTAGGAATATGTGCACATTTACAATTGACCCTTCTTCTGCAATGGAGTTGGATGATGCATTTTCCGTAGAACAGTTATCTGATAAAACATTCAGAATTGGTGTTCACATTGCAGATGTTTCATACTTTGTTCTCCCAGATACAGCATTAGATACTGAAGCCCAAGTGCGGTCAACCAGTGTGTATATTCCACAATGTAAACTGTCAATGCTGCCTTCGAAACTTTCTCAAGAAGTGTGCTCACTTTTACCGGGTCTTGATAGGCTTGCCTTCTCAATTATTTGGGAAATTGATGATTCTGGCAGCATCATGCAACACTGGATTGGCCGATCTGTGATTCGTTCTTGCTGCAAACTATCTTATGATAATGTAGATGATCTCATGCACATAGGATTTGGCATTGATAGACTTATTCATTTTGAGAAATTATTTCCTGAATTGCATGGACATTTTGAATGGAAGGACGTTGTGGACTCTCTTCGAATTCTTCAGGTTATCTCTATGAAACTGAGGGAATCTAGATTCAGAGGAGGAGCTCTCGAGCTTGAGAATCCTAAGCTTGCTATCTTGTTTGATGAGAATGGATCTCCATCTGATAGTTTTCTTGACAAGAGGAAAGAATCTGGTTCTCTTGTTGAGGAGTTTATGTTGCTGGCTAACAAATCAGTTGCAGAGGTTATCTCTAGGGTTTTGCCAGATTCTGCTCTGCTTCGCAGGCACCCTGAGCCCAATTTAAGGAAGCTTAAGGAGTTCAAAGTGTTTTGTGCAAAACATGGTTTTGACTTGGATGCTTCAACTTCTGGCAAACTGTACCTCTCATTATCTAAAATCAAAGAGAAACTAAGAAATGATCCAGTTCTGTTTGATATTGTTCTCTCCTATGCGTCAAAAGCTATGCAGACTGCATCCTATGTTTGTTCTAGAGATTTCAGGGGCAAGGAAGATGAATGGGCTCATTATGGGCTATCATTTCCACATTTCACACATTTCACTTCTCCATTGCGAAGATATCCTGATATTGTTGTACATAGAACTTTATCAGCAATACTTGAAGCTGAAAATATTTATGCGAAGCTAATACAGACTTCAGTTACGGCTAGCAATGAACAAATACCTGAGCAAAAAATTGCTTATGGATTCTTTACCGGCCTTCACTTTGATAAGGATGCTGCAGAATCTGAGCAAGGTGGAAAAGCTTTATCCTTGGCTGTTTTGAAACATAAAGTTCCAGGGTCTGAAATGCTTGCAGAAATTGCTTCATATTGCAATGAGAGACAGCTTGCTAGCAAGCATGCTGAGGGAGCTGGAGTGGAGCTGTACCTTTGGACTCTACTGAAGAAGAGGGAG GTGCTCTTTTCCAGTGCTAGGGTTCTGGCATTAGGACCCAGATTCATGACAATTTACATTAATAATTATGCT ATTGAGAAGCGGATATATTATGATGAAGTTGAAGGATTGGTTGTCGAGTGGCTAGAGGCTACCAACACATTGGTTCTCAACCTATCGAAGACTAAACCTTTCCAACGGAGGGGTATTCCAGGGAAGTCTCGTGCCATGGAAGATGTAGCATTAGTGCTTAACACATCTGAGCTAGTGCTAGTAGAAGAAGATAATGAGCACCCTACTTTTGGCTCTGCAACTTCTAGTACTTCCTCCACAGAAAACAAAATTTTTCCTTCGTGCTTCCCTTTGGTGCTTCAAACTTTTTCCACTATCCCGGTGGCTCTCTATGCAGTTGGGGGGTACGATGGTCCCATAGATGTCACTCCAAGGCTTTACATGTGCTCATACCTCAAGTAA
- the LOC121974784 gene encoding DIS3-like exonuclease 2 isoform X1 → MKALDEQVAAAAAKEVDKEKKQRRRRQNRRPTKPSLDMLPGAGCSLVDAACGSEKWSGIIGSAPNNASEIAFNSLPTMHFNGTGGVLGLDIASGAADRGEISKSCPFPGFYFPVEEVPSGGPALSGNSKKYFDPHWSDMSVEEAIKKGRAFKATFRVNAHNRLEAYCTIDGLPVDVLINGVPAQNRAIEGDIVAIVLDPVANWVKLKGVSVRSSLIPSDGVDNITEAREVIDYNDVHKEIVDLYCKSSIPSTNTLPSDNGYYNHENSGLFEAVISDFENGSVMCDKLSNSVKNWELERREAAIALERICAMISSNQSKRPTGRVLSIIRNSPRRDAVIGFLALKPWVPEGEENRRQSNDQLFKKSKESVLLAGLDYIQLIPLDSKFPKMVVNVESLPDCAKDRLKNGDLSIERELIAARVDDWNEESLCPKAQVIRMLGQGGETEAQMSAILFKHRINYFDFSAESLACLPDLPWKVPEEELKIRKDLRNMCTFTIDPSSAMELDDAFSVEQLSDKTFRIGVHIADVSYFVLPDTALDTEAQVRSTSVYIPQCKLSMLPSKLSQEVCSLLPGLDRLAFSIIWEIDDSGSIMQHWIGRSVIRSCCKLSYDNVDDLMHIGFGIDRLIHFEKLFPELHGHFEWKDVVDSLRILQVISMKLRESRFRGGALELENPKLAILFDENGSPSDSFLDKRKESGSLVEEFMLLANKSVAEVISRVLPDSALLRRHPEPNLRKLKEFKVFCAKHGFDLDASTSGKLYLSLSKIKEKLRNDPVLFDIVLSYASKAMQTASYVCSRDFRGKEDEWAHYGLSFPHFTHFTSPLRRYPDIVVHRTLSAILEAENIYAKLIQTSVTASNEQIPEQKIAYGFFTGLHFDKDAAESEQGGKALSLAVLKHKVPGSEMLAEIASYCNERQLASKHAEGAGVELYLWTLLKKREVLFSSARVLALGPRFMTIYINNYAIEKRIYYDEVEGLVVEWLEATNTLVLNLSKTKPFQRRGIPGKSRAMEDVALVLNTSELVLVEEDNEHPTFGSATSSTSSTENKIFPSCFPLVLQTFSTIPVALYAVGGYDGPIDVTPRLYMCSYLK, encoded by the exons ATGAAAGCGTTGGACGAGCAGGTGGCGGCTGCTGCTGCGAAGGAAGTAGATAAGGAGAAGAAGCAACGGCGGCGGCGGCAGAATCGGCGCCCCACCAAGCCGAGCCTGGATATGCTACCTG GTGCAGGATGCAGCTTGGTGGACGCAGCTTGTGGGTCGGAGAAGTGGAGTGGCATAATCGGTTCTGCACCTAACAACGCATCTGAAATCGCCTTCAATTCACTGCCGACGATGCATTTTAATGGCACCGGCGGTGTTTTAGGCTTGGATATTGCATCCGGGGCTGCCGACAGAGGGGAGATTTCAAAATCCTGTCCTTTTCCAGGTTTCTATTTTCCGGTGGAGGAAGTTCCTTCTGGAGGGCCAGCTTTATCGGGCAATTCAAAGAAATATTTTGATCCGCATTGGTCGGATATGTCTGTTGAAGAAGCGATCAAG AAGGGTCGAGCGTTTAAAGCAACATTTCGTGTCAATGCACACAATCGGCTTGAG GCCTACTGTACCATAGATGGCCTACCTGTGGATGTTCTTATCAACGGAGTTCCAGCCCAAAATAGAGCG ATAGAAGGTGATATTGTTGCTATTGTGTTGGATCCTGTTGCAAATTGGGTAAAGTTGAAAGGAGTAAGTGTTCGTAGTAGTCTTATTCCATCAGATGGTGTTGACAATATAACTGAGGCCAGAGAAGTGATTGACTATAATGATGTACATAAAGAAATAGTTGATCTCTACTGCAAATCTTCTATTCCCAGTACTAATACTCTCCCTTCGGACAATGGGTACTATAATCATGAAAACAGTGGTTTATTTGAAGCTGTTATTAGTGATTTTGAAAATGGATCCGTCATGTGTGATAAACTGTCAAATTCAGTTAAAAATTGGGAATTGGAACGCAGAGAAGCTGCTATAGCTTTAGAGAGAATATGTGCAATGATTAGTTCTAATCAGTCAAAGCGTCCTACTGGTAGGGTATTGTCCATCATCCGGAACTCTCCTCGACGTGATGCAGTGATTGGTTTTCTTGCTTTGAAGCCATGGGTTCCTGAAGGGGAAGAAAACAGAAGGCAGAGTAATGACCAATTGTTTAAGAAAAGTAAGGAATCTGTACTCTTAGCTGGTTTGGACTATATACAATTGATACCTTTGGATTCCAAGTTCCCAAAGATGGTGGTTAATGTGGAAAGCCTTCCAGATTGTGCAAAGGACAGGCTTAAAAATGGCGATCTATCAATTGAAAGGGAACTAATTGCTGCTCGAGTAGATGACTGGAATGAAGAAAGTCTTTGCCCCAAAGCCCAAGTTATTCGTATGTTGGGGCAAGGTGGGGAAACTGAGGCACAAATGAGTGCTATATTGTTCAAACATAGAATAAACTATTTTGACTTTTCTGCTGAATCTTTGGCTTGTCTTCCAGATCTACCTTGGAAGGTCCCTGAGGAGGAACTTAAAATAAGAAAGGACCTTAGGAATATGTGCACATTTACAATTGACCCTTCTTCTGCAATGGAGTTGGATGATGCATTTTCCGTAGAACAGTTATCTGATAAAACATTCAGAATTGGTGTTCACATTGCAGATGTTTCATACTTTGTTCTCCCAGATACAGCATTAGATACTGAAGCCCAAGTGCGGTCAACCAGTGTGTATATTCCACAATGTAAACTGTCAATGCTGCCTTCGAAACTTTCTCAAGAAGTGTGCTCACTTTTACCGGGTCTTGATAGGCTTGCCTTCTCAATTATTTGGGAAATTGATGATTCTGGCAGCATCATGCAACACTGGATTGGCCGATCTGTGATTCGTTCTTGCTGCAAACTATCTTATGATAATGTAGATGATCTCATGCACATAGGATTTGGCATTGATAGACTTATTCATTTTGAGAAATTATTTCCTGAATTGCATGGACATTTTGAATGGAAGGACGTTGTGGACTCTCTTCGAATTCTTCAGGTTATCTCTATGAAACTGAGGGAATCTAGATTCAGAGGAGGAGCTCTCGAGCTTGAGAATCCTAAGCTTGCTATCTTGTTTGATGAGAATGGATCTCCATCTGATAGTTTTCTTGACAAGAGGAAAGAATCTGGTTCTCTTGTTGAGGAGTTTATGTTGCTGGCTAACAAATCAGTTGCAGAGGTTATCTCTAGGGTTTTGCCAGATTCTGCTCTGCTTCGCAGGCACCCTGAGCCCAATTTAAGGAAGCTTAAGGAGTTCAAAGTGTTTTGTGCAAAACATGGTTTTGACTTGGATGCTTCAACTTCTGGCAAACTGTACCTCTCATTATCTAAAATCAAAGAGAAACTAAGAAATGATCCAGTTCTGTTTGATATTGTTCTCTCCTATGCGTCAAAAGCTATGCAGACTGCATCCTATGTTTGTTCTAGAGATTTCAGGGGCAAGGAAGATGAATGGGCTCATTATGGGCTATCATTTCCACATTTCACACATTTCACTTCTCCATTGCGAAGATATCCTGATATTGTTGTACATAGAACTTTATCAGCAATACTTGAAGCTGAAAATATTTATGCGAAGCTAATACAGACTTCAGTTACGGCTAGCAATGAACAAATACCTGAGCAAAAAATTGCTTATGGATTCTTTACCGGCCTTCACTTTGATAAGGATGCTGCAGAATCTGAGCAAGGTGGAAAAGCTTTATCCTTGGCTGTTTTGAAACATAAAGTTCCAGGGTCTGAAATGCTTGCAGAAATTGCTTCATATTGCAATGAGAGACAGCTTGCTAGCAAGCATGCTGAGGGAGCTGGAGTGGAGCTGTACCTTTGGACTCTACTGAAGAAGAGGGAG GTGCTCTTTTCCAGTGCTAGGGTTCTGGCATTAGGACCCAGATTCATGACAATTTACATTAATAATTATGCT ATTGAGAAGCGGATATATTATGATGAAGTTGAAGGATTGGTTGTCGAGTGGCTAGAGGCTACCAACACATTGGTTCTCAACCTATCGAAGACTAAACCTTTCCAACGGAGGGGTATTCCAGGGAAGTCTCGTGCCATGGAAGATGTAGCATTAGTGCTTAACACATCTGAGCTAGTGCTAGTAGAAGAAGATAATGAGCACCCTACTTTTGGCTCTGCAACTTCTAGTACTTCCTCCACAGAAAACAAAATTTTTCCTTCGTGCTTCCCTTTGGTGCTTCAAACTTTTTCCACTATCCCGGTGGCTCTCTATGCAGTTGGGGGGTACGATGGTCCCATAGATGTCACTCCAAGGCTTTACATGTGCTCATACCTCAAGTAA